The Pelodiscus sinensis isolate JC-2024 chromosome 5, ASM4963464v1, whole genome shotgun sequence genome includes a region encoding these proteins:
- the SMIM18 gene encoding small integral membrane protein 18 yields MATFNTSHWNETTSLYQYLGFQVQKIYPFHDNWNTACFIILVIFIFTVVSLVALAFLYELLDCCCCVKNKTMKDLDNESNPVRTMMDTFRKRETEVV; encoded by the coding sequence ATGGCAACCTTCAACACCAGTCACTGGAACGAGACTACATCCCTTTACCAATATCTTGGTTTCCAAGTGCAAAAGATTTACCCTTTCCATGATAACTGGAACACGGCCTGCTTTATTATTCTGGTTATATTTAtctttactgtagtttctctGGTGGCACTGGCCTTCCTTTACGAGCTGCTTGACTGTTGCTGCTgtgtgaaaaataaaacaatgaaagACCTAGATAATGAATCCAACCCGGTGAGAACCATGATGGACACCTTtagaaagagagaaacagaagTGGTGTAA